A window of the Halococcus agarilyticus genome harbors these coding sequences:
- a CDS encoding mandelate racemase/muconate lactonizing enzyme family protein, with the protein MPLQSVETFVVRHTDQGHLDLDDEGLPDRPYDLDNFGRFYPTGLEALFVRIETTDGEVAWGEAQAPAGPEAVQSVIDRLLGPFLLTRDSLEPVACHDAMVDAMSVRGHSYGYYADAVAALDVALWDLAGKRYGASVAELLGGRRRERLPAYLSGLRADSLDERVSAAEAAIDEGFEGVKLYLRHDPVTEREAVETIREAVGPNPELFTDLFWAYDLPSATRMGDLLAEVDAAWMEAPLGATERDAHARLAKAVDVPVAVGEPFRTAEQFEDWLSAGAMSVAQPDVPRTGLTGGRRVADLADRAGVPIAPHLGGSFGLGMVATWHLSAAVDNAMIQEHQQRWYDASQDFLDDVTVESGQAVLPDGPGLGVTVDTDALAEYTDDSALVER; encoded by the coding sequence ATGCCGCTGCAGTCAGTGGAGACGTTTGTCGTCAGACACACAGACCAGGGACACCTCGACCTCGATGACGAGGGCCTCCCGGACCGACCCTACGACCTCGACAACTTCGGGCGGTTCTACCCGACGGGTCTCGAAGCACTGTTTGTCCGCATTGAGACAACAGACGGAGAAGTCGCGTGGGGCGAGGCACAGGCCCCCGCCGGGCCCGAGGCCGTCCAGAGCGTCATCGACAGGCTGCTCGGTCCGTTCCTACTGACCAGAGACAGCCTCGAACCGGTCGCCTGTCACGACGCGATGGTCGACGCGATGTCCGTCCGCGGTCACTCGTATGGCTATTACGCCGACGCTGTCGCCGCACTCGACGTCGCCCTCTGGGACCTCGCCGGGAAGCGCTACGGGGCCTCGGTCGCGGAGTTACTCGGCGGGCGACGCCGAGAGCGCCTGCCGGCGTACCTCTCCGGGTTGCGAGCCGATAGCCTCGACGAACGAGTGAGCGCCGCCGAAGCCGCCATCGACGAGGGGTTCGAGGGTGTCAAACTGTACCTCCGTCACGATCCCGTGACCGAACGGGAGGCGGTCGAGACCATCCGCGAGGCCGTCGGGCCGAATCCGGAGCTTTTCACCGACCTCTTCTGGGCGTACGACCTTCCGAGCGCGACGCGCATGGGAGACCTGCTGGCCGAGGTCGACGCCGCGTGGATGGAGGCCCCGCTGGGCGCGACCGAACGCGACGCCCACGCAAGACTGGCGAAGGCGGTGGACGTCCCTGTCGCCGTCGGCGAGCCGTTCCGGACCGCGGAGCAGTTCGAGGACTGGCTCTCGGCGGGTGCGATGTCCGTTGCGCAACCGGACGTGCCGCGGACGGGTCTCACCGGAGGTCGCCGGGTTGCCGACCTTGCCGATCGCGCCGGCGTACCGATCGCGCCGCACCTCGGCGGGTCGTTCGGACTCGGAATGGTCGCCACGTGGCACCTCTCGGCCGCCGTCGACAACGCCATGATTCAGGAGCACCAGCAGCGCTGGTACGACGCTTCACAGGACTTCCTCGACGACGTTACCGTCGAGAGCGGACAAGCGGTACTTCCGGACGGACCCGGACTGGGTGTCACCGTCGACACCGACGCATTGGCCGAGTACACCGACGACTCCGCGCTCGTGGAGCGCTAA
- a CDS encoding glycoside hydrolase family 88 protein, which translates to MSTSLTSGVTLETKMNTSDAIDVLGARVEGTLEQVDSRFPLYADSKTGTWETTADGNWCAGHWIGLLWLASAVTDATDTVTLQRAARAYTEQAGWDALQNSLFSGMNYRYAGYRAADITDEPSLSAFGQHGAEDSRALFDETASIIPVGSFGTRGLEHHVRVNTEGIAAVDAVYTAGGVLWRAARETGDERYRRLAERHAATHRRWFVRADGSVWHKVAYNTETGDVQKHYNQLTRAPDTCWSRGLGWSIAGLADAYNATGETEYLDTLERHITYYRQHTPPDDVPFAELGDAAPETYRDTSAAALTAYGLVRLADESPRAEALRKYGRTVRSSLVKRYLASEGSRRGQLREGCYNAVDDVAPQHELIWSTYYLLCSLTVDRHRELFGSR; encoded by the coding sequence ATGTCGACGTCTCTCACCAGCGGCGTCACACTGGAGACGAAAATGAATACATCGGACGCGATCGACGTGCTCGGCGCTCGGGTTGAAGGAACGCTCGAACAGGTCGACAGCCGGTTCCCTCTGTACGCTGACTCGAAAACGGGGACATGGGAGACGACCGCCGACGGTAACTGGTGTGCTGGGCACTGGATTGGCCTCCTGTGGCTCGCGTCGGCCGTCACCGACGCTACGGACACAGTTACGCTCCAGCGAGCGGCAAGAGCATACACCGAACAAGCGGGATGGGACGCCCTCCAGAACTCGTTGTTCTCCGGAATGAACTACCGATACGCCGGTTATCGTGCCGCGGACATCACGGACGAGCCCTCGCTGTCAGCGTTCGGCCAGCACGGGGCGGAGGACAGTCGGGCGCTCTTTGACGAAACCGCCAGTATCATCCCCGTCGGATCATTCGGAACGCGGGGACTCGAACATCACGTCCGAGTGAACACGGAGGGAATCGCCGCCGTTGACGCGGTGTACACCGCCGGCGGCGTTCTGTGGCGGGCGGCGCGCGAAACCGGTGACGAGCGGTACCGACGTCTCGCGGAGCGGCACGCGGCGACGCACCGCCGCTGGTTCGTCAGAGCGGACGGAAGCGTCTGGCACAAAGTCGCCTACAATACCGAGACGGGCGACGTCCAGAAGCACTACAACCAACTGACACGCGCGCCGGATACGTGCTGGAGTCGGGGACTAGGCTGGAGCATCGCCGGTCTCGCCGACGCGTACAACGCGACCGGGGAGACCGAGTATCTCGACACGCTAGAACGCCACATAACGTACTATCGTCAGCATACGCCACCCGATGACGTCCCTTTTGCCGAACTCGGCGACGCCGCGCCGGAGACGTACCGCGACACCAGCGCGGCGGCGCTCACCGCGTATGGACTGGTTCGCCTCGCTGATGAGTCGCCGCGGGCTGAGGCACTTCGGAAGTACGGCCGGACCGTCCGCTCGTCGCTCGTCAAACGGTACCTCGCCAGCGAAGGATCGCGCCGCGGCCAACTTCGGGAAGGCTGTTACAACGCCGTCGACGACGTGGCCCCGCAGCATGAACTCATCTGGTCAACGTACTACTTGCTATGCAGCCTGACCGTTGACCGACATCGGGAGTTATTTGGTAGCCGGTGA
- a CDS encoding IclR family transcriptional regulator produces MSKQTKGNEAGKRQVASVANACDIIDLLYEQDGARVSEIAEALGLNKGTVHTQLSTLKERGYVHMRGKVYHPSMRFLEIGEGVKTQIEVFKAARDELHQLAEQTDEYAHLMIEQNGWGYIIHKEKGDKAATTTSRAGKKLHLHYTSTGKAILAHLPDERVREIIDLRGLPERTEKTITDYESLQSELAEIRKTGVSYDRGEQINGARCVGAPVLEPDGTVLGGISVSGPVSRMSGDFYQEELPDLVSSTANIIELNIEVDRLDS; encoded by the coding sequence ATGAGCAAGCAAACAAAAGGGAACGAAGCGGGGAAACGGCAGGTGGCGTCGGTCGCCAACGCCTGTGATATCATCGATTTACTCTACGAACAGGACGGGGCCAGGGTCAGCGAAATCGCTGAGGCACTAGGACTGAATAAAGGGACGGTTCACACTCAGCTATCGACGCTCAAGGAACGGGGATACGTCCACATGCGAGGAAAAGTCTACCACCCGAGTATGCGGTTTCTCGAAATCGGCGAGGGCGTCAAGACCCAGATAGAGGTTTTCAAGGCCGCCCGCGACGAACTCCACCAACTGGCCGAACAGACTGACGAATACGCCCACCTGATGATCGAACAGAACGGGTGGGGATACATCATCCATAAAGAGAAAGGCGACAAGGCGGCCACGACGACATCGCGGGCGGGCAAGAAACTACACCTCCATTACACCTCCACCGGCAAGGCGATTCTCGCGCATCTTCCTGACGAACGAGTTCGAGAGATCATCGACCTCCGGGGACTCCCGGAACGGACAGAAAAGACCATCACGGACTACGAGAGCCTCCAGTCGGAACTAGCCGAGATACGAAAAACAGGCGTCTCCTACGACCGCGGCGAACAGATCAACGGTGCTCGGTGCGTCGGCGCACCGGTCCTAGAACCAGATGGGACGGTTCTCGGGGGAATCAGCGTCTCGGGACCGGTTAGTCGGATGAGCGGGGACTTCTACCAAGAGGAGTTACCAGATCTCGTCTCCAGTACGGCTAACATTATTGAGCTGAACATTGAGGTCGATCGGCTCGACAGTTGA
- a CDS encoding SMP-30/gluconolactonase/LRE family protein — MNTPTRYNNHRSQLAECPMWHPMEDCLYWTDIDEQRLLRFPGKDGGVEVVCQDCLIGGFTLQSDGSLLLFMNHGTVGRYADGELQRGVFSLTGISGRFNDVVADPNGRVFCGTMSDADEPGQLYRLDRDGTFEQLLSRVHVPNGMGFSPDYEQLYVTETNNHLIHAFDYDVESGSITDRDTFADFRDSEGKPDGLTVDAKGRVWSAQWGSGDVACFTESGKLETRLSLPVINVTSVTFGGQELNQLFISTARSNSKPDHEGGHIFSVETVESGQTDHFSNVTTQSSGIF; from the coding sequence ATGAATACACCAACTCGTTACAACAACCACAGAAGTCAGTTAGCGGAGTGTCCGATGTGGCACCCGATGGAAGACTGCCTCTACTGGACCGACATTGACGAACAACGACTGCTTCGATTCCCCGGAAAGGATGGTGGGGTCGAAGTCGTCTGCCAAGATTGCCTCATCGGTGGCTTTACCCTCCAGTCCGACGGCTCACTGTTACTGTTCATGAACCACGGTACAGTGGGTAGATACGCCGACGGAGAGTTGCAGCGGGGCGTCTTCAGTCTTACCGGGATTTCGGGGCGATTCAACGACGTAGTTGCGGACCCGAATGGTCGGGTTTTCTGCGGTACGATGTCTGATGCTGACGAACCCGGACAGTTGTATCGACTGGACAGAGACGGCACGTTCGAGCAACTGCTCAGTCGAGTCCACGTTCCGAACGGGATGGGGTTCTCACCCGACTACGAACAACTTTATGTTACAGAGACAAACAATCATCTGATACACGCATTTGACTATGACGTGGAATCCGGTTCGATTACCGATCGTGATACGTTCGCCGATTTCAGGGATAGCGAAGGCAAGCCCGATGGATTGACCGTTGATGCGAAGGGCCGGGTTTGGTCGGCGCAGTGGGGTAGCGGCGACGTGGCCTGCTTTACCGAATCAGGGAAACTCGAAACCCGACTCTCTCTGCCGGTGATCAACGTGACGAGCGTCACATTCGGTGGACAGGAGCTGAATCAACTATTCATCAGCACGGCACGTAGTAACTCAAAACCCGATCACGAAGGCGGACATATCTTTTCAGTTGAGACTGTAGAATCTGGACAAACCGACCATTTTTCGAATGTCACTACACAATCATCGGGAATATTTTGA
- a CDS encoding antitoxin VapB family protein, translating to MSERVTIKVHKSTWEKLNSRKQPGDSFDDVINTMLKSSDK from the coding sequence ATGAGCGAAAGAGTAACGATTAAAGTACATAAGAGCACTTGGGAGAAACTCAATTCCCGTAAGCAGCCAGGAGACAGTTTTGATGACGTCATAAACACTATGTTAAAAAGTTCTGATAAATGA